The following are encoded together in the Clostridium sp. BJN0013 genome:
- a CDS encoding APC family permease: MDYLSNNSKLKVTAKSGLRSECLSFYEVLGQSIANIGPTVSPALAIPLVFAFSGNATWLTYIFATTGVFLVGLHINQFAKRSASPGNLYTYVGNALGEGAGFLSGWALIIAYMLTASAVMCGFSNYLNVVADVVGLKIPSTIALVIAIASAWFIVSRDVKISAKLMLVLEFISLAFIFTLGGMVLAQNGFSLDINQFKLQGTSFNDLRLGLVLAFFSFVGFESATSLGDEAKNPLKNIPKAVIISGLFVGVAFVVLSYIEVMGFVGSTTKLNESSAPLSYLANKSGFGFMGFAISIGAVISFWSCAVACITASARIVLTMAQNGILHGSLGKTHEKYNTPYKSINVISIGAFVVPLVLVLFKFNDMDIFSWAGTIATLGFLFSYVMIVVSAPVYLKKIKELKAINIVVSVVSFGILMIPIVGSIYPLPEFPNNLFPFIFLAWMVMGMLWYAFRSKEIKLNKKFTENGEIEETAINL; this comes from the coding sequence ATGGATTATTTATCAAATAACTCAAAGTTAAAAGTTACAGCTAAATCTGGACTTAGGTCAGAATGTTTATCTTTTTATGAAGTACTTGGTCAATCAATTGCTAATATTGGACCTACTGTATCACCAGCTCTTGCTATACCATTAGTTTTTGCTTTTTCTGGTAATGCAACCTGGCTAACTTATATTTTTGCTACTACAGGAGTATTTTTAGTAGGACTACATATTAATCAATTTGCCAAGAGGTCTGCTTCTCCTGGCAATCTGTATACTTATGTAGGTAATGCGTTAGGGGAAGGGGCAGGATTTTTATCGGGATGGGCTCTAATTATTGCATATATGTTAACTGCTTCTGCAGTTATGTGTGGATTTTCAAATTATTTAAATGTAGTAGCTGATGTGGTTGGATTGAAAATACCTAGTACAATTGCACTTGTAATAGCAATTGCTAGTGCTTGGTTTATAGTTTCCAGGGATGTAAAAATTTCAGCAAAATTAATGCTTGTATTAGAATTCATATCTCTTGCATTTATATTTACACTAGGAGGCATGGTGTTGGCACAAAATGGATTCAGTTTAGATATCAATCAATTTAAATTACAGGGAACATCATTTAATGATTTAAGATTGGGATTGGTACTGGCATTCTTTAGTTTTGTTGGTTTTGAAAGTGCTACTTCTCTTGGTGATGAAGCAAAAAATCCTTTAAAAAACATACCTAAAGCTGTAATAATAAGTGGATTGTTTGTGGGAGTGGCCTTTGTAGTACTTTCATATATTGAAGTGATGGGATTTGTAGGAAGTACTACAAAATTAAATGAATCATCAGCACCATTATCATATTTAGCAAATAAAAGTGGTTTTGGTTTTATGGGATTTGCAATATCAATTGGAGCTGTTATTAGTTTTTGGTCTTGTGCAGTAGCTTGTATAACTGCTAGTGCAAGGATAGTTTTAACTATGGCACAAAATGGAATACTACATGGATCTTTGGGGAAAACCCACGAAAAATATAATACACCTTATAAATCTATAAATGTGATTTCTATAGGTGCATTTGTAGTTCCTCTAGTACTGGTATTGTTTAAATTTAATGATATGGATATATTCTCATGGGCAGGAACTATAGCAACTTTGGGATTTTTATTCAGCTATGTAATGATAGTAGTAAGTGCACCGGTATATTTGAAAAAAATAAAAGAACTGAAAGCAATTAATATTGTTGTATCTGTAGTTTCCTTTGGAATACTTATGATACCGATTGTTGGCAGTATTTATCCTTTGCCGGAATTCCCTAATAATTTATTCCCATTTATTTTCTTAGCATGGATGGTAATGGGCATGTTATGGTATGCATTTAGAAGTAAAGAAATTAAGTTAAATAAAAAGTTCACTGAAAACGGGGAAATTGAGGAAACAGCAATAAATTTGTAA
- a CDS encoding HlyD family secretion protein — protein sequence MKKTKIISFVKRTKIIPLLIFLAVIIVIFIGGKALANLTGDQLVKKSSGNLIVQSNVEMTETNVNSQTGGEIKEIKIKEGDKVKKGQVLVQINSDSLAAQKAQVEAQIQTLQGQLESAESTKDAAIAGKNAAIAGKNAASSQLEKAQNGSTSQDIASAESSYELLQKTYDRIQSLYNSGYSPKADLDNAQSQLEIAKNKYETVKNGSRPEDIAAAKAQIDQANAQVNQANAQIDQSNGSIESVQGQIKQAQASLEGVNVNINNATIKAPSDGIVTQLNVESGELVSTGMPIVVLTSTTSPSITCNVKETDLSKVKLGQKVSIRVPAYSNKTFSGKVVKINQNADFAVKRATNDNGDFDILSYGVKVEFTNMNKPLHDGMTTFVDFGK from the coding sequence GTGAAAAAAACTAAAATTATATCATTTGTGAAAAGAACCAAAATTATACCATTATTAATTTTTTTGGCGGTTATAATAGTTATATTTATAGGAGGCAAAGCATTAGCTAATCTTACAGGAGATCAATTGGTAAAAAAAAGTAGTGGCAATTTAATCGTTCAATCCAATGTAGAAATGACTGAAACCAACGTAAATTCTCAGACAGGAGGAGAAATCAAAGAAATAAAAATTAAAGAAGGCGACAAGGTTAAAAAGGGACAAGTTTTAGTCCAAATAAATAGCGACTCATTAGCTGCTCAAAAAGCTCAAGTTGAAGCACAAATACAAACTTTACAAGGTCAGTTGGAATCTGCAGAATCCACAAAAGATGCAGCAATAGCTGGGAAGAATGCAGCAATAGCCGGAAAAAATGCAGCATCATCTCAGTTGGAAAAGGCACAAAATGGTTCCACTTCTCAAGATATAGCATCAGCAGAGTCAAGCTATGAACTTTTACAAAAGACTTATGACAGAATACAAAGTCTATATAACAGTGGTTATTCGCCAAAAGCTGACTTGGACAACGCTCAGTCACAGCTTGAAATCGCAAAAAATAAATATGAAACTGTAAAAAATGGTTCTAGGCCCGAAGATATAGCCGCAGCGAAAGCACAGATAGATCAAGCAAATGCACAGGTGAACCAAGCAAATGCACAAATAGATCAGTCAAATGGATCAATAGAATCTGTACAAGGTCAAATTAAGCAGGCACAAGCATCTCTTGAAGGTGTAAATGTCAACATTAATAATGCTACAATAAAAGCACCATCAGATGGAATAGTTACTCAGTTAAATGTAGAAAGTGGAGAACTTGTATCCACAGGAATGCCAATAGTGGTACTTACAAGCACGACCTCACCTTCAATAACATGCAATGTAAAAGAAACGGATCTCTCAAAAGTTAAGCTGGGTCAAAAAGTTTCTATAAGAGTTCCTGCCTATTCCAATAAAACCTTCAGCGGTAAAGTGGTAAAAATCAACCAAAATGCTGATTTCGCAGTTAAAAGAGCTACAAATGATAATGGGGATTTTGATATATTGTCCTATGGAGTCAAAGTTGAGTTTACAAATATGAACAAACCTCTACATGATGGAATGACAACTTTTGTGGATTTTGGAAAGTGA
- a CDS encoding ABC transporter permease produces MRKKMALFWKYLMKNFKEEIISIVLILLLPSCISFIFGYEFSGQKISRVPAIIVDHDNSTLSRNLVYQIKTNESFNVTNYSNYDDDVKSSIERGDVSVGIIIPKGFSKDLVNSNSPRILVIYDGSQMSAVGTTKGTISEILGTIKAGYLINIAEGKLGIMPEVVKNDIVPINYTYRFIGNSVKSTPNFMIQGMLLNTVQIAMVMLGIIMAHGKKGYLKIWMKGIFSAIIASISIFLSIGIQMKYFNYPYRGSTIAAAILTILFSIGMTNVGIFIGILSKNKLEACTLCITVAATLLLAGYTYPVLAMPDVFSTISKYIPFLYYAIPMRDLSLIGLNLSDVSSDILWLLKFVYIMWIATLAAYMLKNKNNHIKNIRRHIPNHKLN; encoded by the coding sequence ATGAGAAAAAAAATGGCTTTATTCTGGAAATACCTGATGAAAAATTTCAAAGAAGAAATAATTTCTATTGTTCTTATCCTTTTATTACCATCCTGTATTAGCTTTATTTTTGGATATGAATTTAGCGGTCAAAAAATCAGCCGTGTACCTGCTATAATCGTGGATCACGATAACTCCACTTTAAGCCGAAACTTAGTTTATCAGATAAAGACAAATGAATCTTTTAATGTGACTAACTATAGTAATTATGATGATGATGTCAAATCATCAATAGAGAGAGGCGATGTATCCGTTGGCATAATAATTCCTAAAGGATTCTCAAAGGATCTAGTCAACAGTAACTCACCCAGAATACTTGTAATCTACGATGGCTCTCAAATGTCAGCTGTTGGTACCACAAAAGGAACAATTTCTGAAATATTAGGCACCATTAAGGCTGGATATCTAATAAACATAGCAGAAGGTAAACTTGGAATCATGCCAGAAGTGGTTAAAAACGATATTGTGCCAATAAATTATACCTATAGATTTATTGGTAATTCGGTTAAAAGTACTCCAAATTTTATGATTCAGGGAATGTTGCTAAATACTGTTCAAATAGCTATGGTAATGTTGGGAATTATCATGGCACACGGAAAAAAAGGATACCTTAAAATATGGATGAAAGGTATTTTTTCAGCCATTATAGCTTCCATATCTATTTTTTTAAGCATAGGTATCCAAATGAAATATTTCAACTATCCCTATAGAGGCTCTACTATTGCAGCTGCTATTTTAACTATTTTATTTAGCATTGGCATGACAAATGTGGGTATTTTTATAGGAATTTTAAGCAAGAACAAATTAGAAGCATGTACCCTATGTATAACGGTAGCAGCCACACTACTTTTGGCAGGGTATACGTATCCTGTGCTAGCAATGCCTGATGTATTCTCTACTATATCAAAATATATTCCATTTTTGTACTATGCAATTCCAATGAGAGATTTATCTCTTATAGGCTTAAATTTAAGTGATGTATCATCAGATATACTATGGCTCTTAAAATTCGTATATATAATGTGGATTGCTACACTAGCTGCATATATGTTAAAAAATAAAAACAATCATATCAAAAACATACGGAGACATATACCAAATCATAAACTAAATTGA
- a CDS encoding TetR/AcrR family transcriptional regulator, giving the protein MLNAFKRLSEEKQVYIINAAADIFGEEGFHHASISRICKKAGISNGALYKYFENKEALYFVVVDYITHKIETEVYKKYIDKSESIFDDIHNFLRGLKEFIQNYPNYIVIYCDFGSSSMNRFAERTSEKFRIATSLYTIRMVEHSKKRNEIDNNIKNEVAAYLIDNYFTIFAYTLVAKYHNNRINSFFSMGNRKLNDDEIIDWILESLKETLKKR; this is encoded by the coding sequence TTGTTAAATGCGTTTAAACGTTTATCAGAGGAAAAGCAGGTATATATTATAAATGCAGCTGCAGATATTTTTGGAGAAGAGGGTTTTCACCATGCAAGTATTAGTAGAATCTGTAAAAAAGCGGGTATTTCAAATGGAGCATTATATAAGTATTTTGAAAATAAGGAAGCCTTATATTTTGTTGTAGTTGACTATATAACACATAAGATTGAAACAGAAGTATACAAAAAGTATATAGACAAATCCGAATCAATTTTTGATGATATTCATAATTTCCTTAGGGGATTAAAAGAATTTATTCAGAATTATCCTAATTACATTGTAATTTATTGTGATTTTGGCTCAAGTTCAATGAATAGATTTGCAGAAAGAACTTCTGAAAAATTCAGGATAGCTACTAGTTTATATACAATTAGGATGGTAGAACATAGTAAAAAAAGAAATGAAATAGACAATAATATAAAAAATGAAGTGGCTGCTTACTTGATTGATAATTATTTTACAATTTTTGCTTATACGTTAGTTGCAAAATATCATAACAACAGAATAAATTCTTTCTTCAGCATGGGAAACAGGAAGTTGAATGATGATGAGATAATTGATTGGATATTGGAATCTTTAAAAGAAACTTTAAAGAAGAGATGA
- a CDS encoding TetR/AcrR family transcriptional regulator yields the protein MNAENKDRRIRRTEKLIKQGLCEMIKKKSLKDITVKDITDVADLNRRTFYLHYKDIYDLLEQIEKNLIKEFKELLENCHPIMFHDSAYRCVEVLLQHVYDNLNLLKVIVTNNTNILDKLMNIAISYALNSSSDIYKDDDENVKYAFVFIIFGTIGIVKKWIDDGTNISPHQMSIMINDFIAHGLTSIRLKKSLL from the coding sequence GTGAATGCGGAAAATAAGGATCGCAGAATACGAAGAACAGAAAAATTAATAAAACAGGGCCTTTGTGAGATGATAAAGAAAAAATCACTAAAAGATATTACTGTAAAGGATATTACTGATGTAGCAGATTTAAATAGACGTACGTTTTATCTCCATTATAAAGATATTTATGATTTGTTAGAACAAATAGAAAAGAATTTAATAAAAGAATTTAAGGAGTTATTGGAAAATTGTCATCCAATTATGTTTCATGATTCAGCTTATAGATGTGTAGAAGTATTGTTGCAGCACGTTTATGATAATTTAAATCTTTTAAAAGTAATAGTTACCAATAATACCAATATTCTAGATAAGTTAATGAATATTGCTATTTCATATGCTTTAAATTCATCATCGGATATTTATAAAGATGATGATGAAAATGTAAAATATGCTTTTGTGTTTATAATATTTGGTACAATAGGTATTGTAAAAAAATGGATTGATGATGGGACAAACATTTCTCCTCATCAGATGTCTATTATGATAAATGATTTTATCGCACATGGATTAACTTCTATTAGATTAAAGAAGAGTTTGCTATAA
- a CDS encoding DDE-type integrase/transposase/recombinase has translation MKDKGKQAIALFRFSLIAPLVNETYEAASKNQFFRDIASKEHTLPNGHNIKISSGTIKKWFLNYKHGGFDALIPKARADVGQPRNIDANAIAKIHELKERLPYITGSLVYQKLIEEGYVKESKTSLATVLRYIRENNLKRSQLAPVDRKAYEMEFANDCWQSDTSYGPIIKVTGQQKKKTFLISFIDDASRLILHGEFFFQDNAVNMQTVFKKAVSKYGIPKRLFVDNGGTYKNDQLQLICASLGIELIHTKAYSPESKGKIERSFRTIKDNWMNGINWNDYTSLEALNIDFNKYLNEKYINCIHSSLSITPRERYIQDMDKMKFIPHEELDNHFLHRVSRKVSNDATIKLNCLQFEVPAKYIGQRINLRYSPIDLNKAFIFDKDNNICDTVYPLKKVDNSKIKRNVIDYSKVNGGE, from the coding sequence GTGAAAGATAAAGGAAAACAAGCCATAGCTCTTTTTAGATTCTCTTTAATAGCTCCTTTAGTAAATGAAACTTATGAAGCTGCTTCTAAAAATCAATTTTTTAGAGATATTGCGTCTAAAGAACATACTTTACCAAATGGACATAACATTAAAATTTCCTCTGGAACCATAAAAAAGTGGTTTCTAAATTATAAACATGGTGGTTTTGATGCACTTATACCTAAGGCGAGAGCCGATGTAGGACAACCTAGAAATATTGATGCTAATGCTATTGCAAAAATTCATGAATTAAAAGAAAGATTACCCTATATAACAGGAAGCTTAGTTTATCAAAAGCTTATTGAAGAAGGATATGTTAAAGAGAGTAAAACTTCTTTAGCAACAGTTTTAAGATACATAAGGGAAAATAACTTGAAAAGAAGCCAATTAGCTCCTGTAGATAGAAAAGCTTATGAAATGGAGTTTGCAAACGATTGTTGGCAGTCAGACACTTCCTATGGCCCTATTATTAAGGTTACTGGACAACAAAAGAAGAAAACTTTCTTGATAAGCTTTATCGATGATGCCTCCCGGCTAATACTTCATGGTGAATTTTTTTTTCAAGACAATGCGGTGAATATGCAGACTGTATTTAAAAAAGCTGTTTCAAAATATGGAATTCCTAAAAGACTATTTGTAGATAATGGAGGAACCTATAAAAATGATCAGTTACAGCTAATTTGTGCTTCTTTAGGAATTGAGTTAATTCATACAAAGGCTTACAGTCCAGAGTCAAAAGGTAAAATAGAAAGGTCCTTTAGAACTATAAAAGATAACTGGATGAATGGCATCAATTGGAATGATTACACTTCGTTAGAAGCCTTAAATATAGATTTCAATAAATACTTAAATGAGAAATATATCAATTGTATTCACTCCTCTTTAAGTATAACCCCTAGAGAAAGATATATTCAAGATATGGATAAAATGAAATTTATACCACATGAAGAATTAGATAACCATTTTCTACATCGAGTAAGTAGAAAGGTTAGTAATGACGCTACAATTAAATTAAATTGTCTTCAATTTGAAGTTCCTGCAAAGTATATAGGGCAAAGAATTAATTTAAGGTACTCACCTATAGATTTAAATAAGGCATTCATTTTTGACAAAGACAATAATATATGCGATACAGTTTATCCATTAAAAAAGGTTGATAATTCAAAGATTAAGAGAAATGTTATAGATTATTCTAAAGTCAATGGAGGAGAATAA
- a CDS encoding ExeA family protein — protein MYKAYWGMEFNPFEKGLSEKNFFQSQDFSQAMSRLEHLKNIKGIGLFIGQSGIGKTYTLRCFTNSLNSNLYKVIYLTLSTVTVLEFYKSLAYGLGVEIYSKKIDLFKAIQERIISLCRDKKITPVIIVDEAQYLKTEVLNDLKLLLNFDMDSRNYAVLILCGQPLLNNILSKQIHEALKQRIVINYNYEGISKEEVIEYISSRLKLCGVFTEIFNDNALEAVNSCCNGSTRILNFLIEKCLMIGYQKNLKVIDTETVMLAQNEINLI, from the coding sequence ATGTATAAAGCTTATTGGGGAATGGAGTTTAATCCCTTTGAGAAAGGCTTAAGCGAAAAAAACTTTTTTCAATCTCAAGATTTTTCACAGGCAATGTCACGATTAGAGCATCTTAAAAATATTAAAGGAATAGGACTATTTATAGGTCAGTCAGGCATAGGAAAGACCTATACTTTACGATGTTTTACAAATTCATTGAACTCAAATTTATACAAAGTTATTTATCTAACACTATCTACTGTTACAGTATTGGAATTTTATAAATCCCTCGCCTACGGCTTAGGTGTAGAAATCTATTCAAAGAAAATAGATCTGTTTAAAGCAATCCAGGAAAGAATTATTTCATTATGTAGGGATAAAAAAATCACACCTGTAATTATTGTAGATGAGGCACAATACTTGAAAACAGAGGTTTTAAATGACCTTAAATTACTATTAAATTTTGATATGGACTCTAGAAATTATGCTGTGCTAATACTTTGCGGACAACCTCTTTTAAACAACATACTTTCAAAACAAATCCATGAAGCCTTAAAACAAAGAATTGTAATTAACTATAACTATGAAGGAATATCCAAAGAAGAAGTTATTGAGTATATTTCTTCAAGGCTAAAGCTTTGTGGAGTGTTCACTGAAATATTTAACGATAACGCTTTAGAAGCTGTAAATTCTTGTTGTAATGGTTCTACAAGAATACTAAATTTTCTTATTGAAAAATGTTTAATGATAGGCTATCAAAAAAACTTAAAAGTTATTGATACAGAAACAGTAATGTTAGCGCAAAATGAGATAAATCTTATTTAA
- a CDS encoding glutamine synthetase family protein gives MKAIYDKEVVTGYKKLTEDDVKKLISNNEIEMIRVEYVDIFGVNRAKLIPSEMVDEAMKDGLAFASAIFCMGLDNSLVEYEGKLDYTYDDMKIVADPSTFIVLPYLEKTALMLGDIYYHEKPMNISPRWFLKNIIDKYLELGYNPIAAGELEFFLFNRCEDGKSITQYTNQPGNLYTENIRIDRKGFLPQITKSFKKMGYKILYMNHEFYPGQYEYNWKYGQALKNADEISIFKGVCKDIADKNDLMATFMAKPLNGNGGSGCHYHVSLNGLETGKNVFYDESDSEGISETMKHFIAGVLKHAKALVAFLAPTINCYKRYCPDSFAPCHIGWGYDNRTTYIRIPDERKGATRVEVRAGSAAANPYLALGGILAAGLDGIINKLDPPEVIKSDLYHDEEKQVEYVPRSLEESLKLIEDDKFLCDMAGEDLMKIFLALKRMEVENFNRSVTDWEWKNYSYHI, from the coding sequence TTGAAGGCAATATATGATAAAGAAGTGGTAACAGGATATAAAAAGTTGACTGAAGATGATGTTAAAAAATTAATTAGCAACAATGAAATTGAAATGATCAGGGTTGAATATGTAGATATATTTGGTGTAAATCGTGCTAAACTTATTCCTTCTGAAATGGTAGACGAAGCCATGAAAGATGGACTTGCCTTTGCCTCAGCAATATTTTGCATGGGACTTGATAATAGTCTGGTGGAGTATGAAGGAAAACTTGATTATACTTATGATGATATGAAAATAGTAGCAGATCCTTCAACATTTATAGTCTTGCCATATCTGGAAAAGACAGCTCTTATGCTTGGTGATATATATTACCATGAAAAGCCAATGAATATATCGCCTAGATGGTTTCTTAAAAATATCATCGATAAATATCTAGAACTTGGTTATAATCCAATAGCAGCTGGAGAATTAGAATTTTTTCTGTTTAATAGATGTGAAGATGGAAAATCAATTACCCAGTATACAAATCAGCCTGGTAACTTGTATACCGAAAATATAAGAATAGATAGGAAAGGATTTTTGCCCCAGATTACAAAGAGCTTTAAAAAGATGGGCTATAAAATACTTTACATGAACCATGAATTTTATCCGGGGCAATATGAGTATAATTGGAAATATGGGCAGGCCTTAAAAAATGCTGATGAAATCAGTATATTTAAAGGTGTATGCAAAGATATAGCAGATAAAAATGACTTGATGGCAACATTTATGGCAAAACCATTAAACGGTAACGGTGGAAGCGGGTGTCATTATCATGTATCACTCAACGGTTTGGAAACAGGAAAAAATGTATTTTATGATGAAAGTGACTCGGAGGGTATATCTGAAACTATGAAACATTTTATAGCTGGTGTGCTCAAACATGCTAAGGCTTTAGTAGCATTTTTGGCACCTACGATAAACTGCTATAAAAGGTATTGTCCAGATTCTTTCGCACCATGCCATATTGGCTGGGGATATGATAATAGAACTACTTATATAAGAATTCCAGATGAGAGAAAGGGTGCAACAAGGGTTGAAGTAAGGGCAGGAAGTGCGGCAGCAAATCCATATCTTGCACTTGGGGGAATACTGGCGGCAGGATTGGACGGAATAATAAACAAGCTTGATCCGCCGGAGGTAATAAAGTCCGATTTATACCATGATGAGGAGAAACAGGTAGAATATGTACCTAGAAGTCTGGAAGAATCTTTAAAACTTATTGAGGATGATAAATTCCTTTGTGATATGGCAGGAGAGGATCTCATGAAAATATTTTTGGCACTTAAAAGAATGGAAGTTGAAAACTTCAATAGGTCAGTAACCGACTGGGAATGGAAAAATTATTCTTATCATATATAA
- a CDS encoding type 1 glutamine amidotransferase, whose protein sequence is MKIIELLHDNDQPKVTNVDLWLKKNKNSSFQKIKAFSLDYPQFKDVDLIIIHGGSQHIWNKNEDVWLTDEIEYVREALKNNICVIGFCLGAQIIAEALGGKTYKSEEKEVGWLNIKFTTEGKKHRILKSLNDGFMTFLWHSDHYNLPQNCTVLGYTEAAKNQIFVSNMYKAIGFQFHPEYTKGNIKDYIDKYDDCVWSGGRFALGKDNILKETEKIGSTYELFEKIFINSVQWFEEQKS, encoded by the coding sequence TTGAAAATAATCGAGTTATTACATGACAATGATCAGCCTAAAGTAACAAATGTTGATTTATGGTTGAAGAAAAATAAGAACAGTAGTTTTCAGAAAATTAAGGCTTTTAGCTTAGATTATCCTCAATTTAAAGATGTAGACTTAATTATTATCCATGGTGGTTCCCAACATATTTGGAATAAGAATGAAGATGTGTGGTTGACTGATGAAATTGAGTATGTAAGAGAAGCATTAAAAAATAATATTTGTGTGATTGGTTTTTGTTTAGGAGCACAAATAATTGCAGAGGCTTTAGGAGGGAAGACTTATAAGTCAGAAGAAAAGGAGGTGGGGTGGCTAAATATAAAATTTACAACAGAAGGTAAAAAACATAGAATACTAAAAAGTTTAAATGATGGCTTTATGACTTTTCTATGGCATAGTGATCACTATAATTTGCCACAAAATTGTACTGTTTTAGGATATACGGAAGCAGCAAAAAATCAGATCTTTGTAAGTAATATGTATAAAGCTATAGGATTTCAATTTCATCCTGAATATACAAAAGGAAATATAAAAGATTATATTGATAAATATGATGATTGTGTATGGTCTGGCGGAAGATTTGCTCTTGGAAAAGATAATATTTTAAAAGAAACCGAAAAAATTGGAAGTACCTATGAATTATTTGAAAAAATATTTATAAATTCAGTTCAATGGTTTGAAGAACAAAAAAGTTAA